Below is a window of Candidatus Eremiobacteraceae bacterium DNA.
GACGTCGACCAGGGCGGTCAGGTAGCCGGGGTCCTCGCAATACTGGTCAACGACGCGCAAGTCTGGTTCGAATCTCATCGCGCGCATCACGCGGCGCAGCTCGTTGAGGCTGGAGCGCGTGGTCGAGTACGAATACTGCGGGTACAGCGGTACGAAGGCGAGCGTGGTGACGCCGTCTGCACGCGCGGCGCGCAGCGCGTCTTCCGAGTACGGGCGCCAGTTGCGCATGGCGAGGTAGACCGGCATCTGATGTCCGCGCCGGCGCAGCTCGTCGCGCAGCGCCTGCGCTTGCAGCTCGCTCTGCGCGCGCAGCGGCGAGCCTCCGCCGATCGAAGCGTAGAGCCGGCGTGAGTACGGAGCGCGCAGGGTCGAGATCAGCCACGCGGTCGGCTTGATGAGCGGCGGCGGCACGGGGATGTTGTCGGGGATGAGATCGATAAAGAAATTGTAGAGGAAGGGGCGCACGTCGTCGAGCGTCTCGGGGCCGCCGAGCTGGGCGAGCACGACGCCTGATACGTCAGGCATTCGCTTTGGGAGCGTCGACGAACGCCGCGGCACATTCGAGCGGCGTCTGCGGCAAGATCCCGTGACCCAGATTGAGGATATGGCCGATCGGGCCCGCAGCCTCCATCGTCGCAAAGGCGGCCTCCGCGGTCCGCACCGGGTTGCTCAACAGCACGGTCGGGTCGACATTGCCTTGCAACGTGACGCCGCTGCCGACTCTTGCGCGCGCGTCGCCGAGAGCGAGACGCCAGTCGATGCTGAGCACGTCCGCTCTCGTGCGTGCCATCGATTCGAGCACGCCAGCGCATCCGTTGACGTAGAGGATGGCCGGCACGCCGCACGCCCGGATGCGCTCGATGACACGGGCTTGGTACGGCTGTGCGAACTCGTCGAAGGCGCACGGCTCGAGCTCACCGGCCCACGTGTCGAAGACCTGCACGGCCTGAGCGCCGGCGGCCACCTGAGCCGCCGCGTATTCGGCGACCGTAGCGGCGAGTTTGTCGAGCAGCGCGTGGAAGGTGGCTGGTTGCGAGTACATCAGCGCTTTGGTCGCGGCGAAGTTCTTCGAACCTCCGCCTTCTATTATATACGAGGCCAACGTGAACGGCGCGCCGGTGAATCCGACGAGGGCGGCGCGGTCGAGAAGGGCGCGCTTGCACAGCCGCAGCGTCTCCATCACGAACGGCGTGGCCACGAGCGGATCGGGTACCCGCAACGCGTCCACGTCGGCGCGCGTGCGCACGCGCCGCTCGAGCTGCGGTCCGCCATCGCCGAACGTCACCGGCACGCCCATCGCCTCGACGGGGATGAGGATGTCGCAGAACACGATGCACGCGTCCATGCCGAAACGGTCGATCGGCTGCAGCGACACCTGCGCGGCGAGCTCGGGGGTCTTGCACAGCGTGAGGAAGTCCAGTTTTTCGCGCACGGCACGATATTCAGGCAGATAGCGGCCCGCCTGGCGCATCATCCACACGGGGGTGCGATCGACGGGCTTGCTCGCGCAAGCCGCGAGGAAACGTTCAGGTGCGTTCATCTGGCGGGGCCTTCGACGGTGGCGAGGGGAACGCCCGCGCTCGAGAGCGCGGGACTACATCTTGTGTGCGCGTTCAAAGAACGCTGTTACATGCGCGTTCGAAGAACGCGCTACTACACTACTTGTTCGACCTTGATGCCAGCGGCTTCACGCAGCGTGGCCGCGAGGTCGACGCGCTCCCATGGCAGATCGAGCTCCGGGCGACCGAAGTGGCCGTAGCACGACACCTGACTGTAGATCGGCCGGCGCAAGTCGAAGCGTTCGATGATGGCGCCAGGACGCAGGTCGATGTGCTCTTGCACCAGTTCGCCCAGGCGCCACTCGTCGATGACGCACGTGCCGAACGTGTCGACGTAGACCGAAACGGGCTTGGCCACGCCGATCGCGTACGCGACTTGGATCTCGCAACGATCCGCCAGGCCTGAGGCGACCACGTTCTTGGCGGCCCAGCGCGCGGCGTAGGCCGCCGAACGGTCGACCTTGGTCGGATCCTTGCCGGAAAACGCGCCGCCGCCGTGCCGCGCCATGCCGCCATACGTGTCGGCGATGATCTTGCGGCCTGTCAACCCTGCATCGCTGAGCGGCCCGCCGATGACGAAGCGGCCCGTGGGATTCACCAGAATCTTCGTGTTCGCGTCGAGCAGCCGGCCGTCGATAGCCGGATTGATGACCTGGCTGATGATGTTCTCCCGGATGGTCTCCAGCGGGTAGCCCTCCGCGTGCTGCGCCGAGACGACGATCGTGTCGATCCGAACGGGTTTGAAGCCGTCGTACTCAACGGTGACCTGCGTCTTGCCGTCCGGCCCGAGAAAATCCACGACGCCCTGTTTGCGGACCGCCGCCAGCCGCTGGGTCAGCCGATGCGCGAGCACGATCGGCATCGGCATCAGCTCTTCGGTCTCGGTGCACGCGAAGCCGAACATCATGCCTTGGTCGCCGGCGCCGATGGACTCGGCGGCCGATCTGCCCGATGCCGCTCCGCCTTTGACTTCAAGCGCCTGGTCCACGCCCAGTGCGATATCTGCAGACTGCTCGTCGATCGAGATCGATAAGCCGCACGTGTCGCCATCGAAGCCAAACCGCGGGCCGGCGTAGCCGATGTCGCGGATGGTCTTGCGCGCGATGCGCGGGATGTCGATGTAGCACGATGTGGTGATCTCGCCCGCCACGTGCACTTGGCCCGTGAGCACGAGCGTCTCGCACGCGACGCGCCCGTATGGGTCTTGCGCGAGGATCGCATCGAGCACCGCGTCCGAAATCGAATCCGCGACTTTGTCGGGATGGCCCTCGGTGACGCTTTCGGAGGTGAACAGTCTCGTATGATGTGCGGCCATATGAAGCGTTACGTTCCTTCGTTCCAAGAAGCGAGATAGCGCTGCTGCTGCGCGGTGAGCGTATCGATGCCCACGCCGAGCGCGGCGAGCTTGAGGCGCGCGACTTCTGCATCGATCTCTTGCGGGACCGAGATGACCGTTGGCGGCAGCGTGCCGCGCCGGCGCACGAGATACTCAGCCGAAAGCGCCTGATTGGCGAATGACATGTCCATGACCGCGGCCGGATGACCCTCCGCCGCCGCCAGGTTGATGAGCCGGCCTTCGCCCAGCAGGCAGATCGTGCGGCCGTCGCCGATATGGTACTCGTCCACGAACTCGCGCGGCTTGGTCTTCTCGCCTTCCGCGAGCCGTTCGAGCGCCTCGATGTCGATCTCGACGTTGAAGTGGCCGCTGTTGGCGACCAACGCGCCGTTCTTCATCGCCCGAAAATGCTCTTCGCGTAATACGCCCGTATTGCCGGTGACGGTGATGAAGATGTCGCCGCGCGACGCCGCCTCGCCCATCGGCATGACCGCGTAGCCTTCCATCGCCGCCTCAAGCGCTTTGGTCGGATCGATCTCGGTGACGACGACCTGCGCGCCCATGCCGCGAGCGCGCGCCGCGATGCCGCGTCCGCACCAGCCGAAGCCGGCGATGACGATCACTTTGCCGGCGAGCAAGGTATTCGTGGCGCGCACGATGCCGTCGAGGGTGGACTGACCCGTGCCGTAGCGGTTATCGAAAAGATGTTTGGTGAGCGCGTCGTTGACCGCGATGATCGGGAACTTGAGGACGCCGTCTTTCTCCATGCTATGAAGACGGATGACGCCGGTGGTCGTCTCTTCGGTGCCGCCGATCACGCCCGCCAACTTGCCCGGATGTTTGGTCACGAGCGTGGTGACGAGATCGCAGCCATCGTCCATGGTGAACTGCGGATCGGTGGCGATGGCCGCCTCGATGTGGCTGTAATAGCGGGCGTTGTCCTCGCCTTTGACCGCGAACACACGCATCCCATGATCGACCGCGAGCGTGGCCGCGACGTCGTCTTGGGTCGACAGCGGATTGCTCGCGCACAGCGCGATCTCGGCGCCGCCGGCTTGGAGCGCCAACATGAGGTTGGCGGTCTCAGTGGTGACGTGCAGACACGCGCCGAAGCGCACGCCTTTGAACGGCTTCTCTTCGGCAAAACGCTTGCCGATGGCCGCGAGCACGGGCATGCTCTCCGCCGACCATGCGACGCGCCGCCGGCCTTCCGCGGCGAGCCCAGGGTCTTTGATGTCGCTCGCGCCAGCGGCCGTCTTGAGCTGCGTCGTAGACAAGCTTGATGGACCTCCAGAGAGGGGGGAAGATAAGGCGGCGTCATTTTGGGTTCACGGAGCGGAAATCCTCGCCCGAGGGCTCGGCCCGAGGCGGATTGAATGGGCGCTTGTGACGCTTTCGACACTTGGCATCGATGCATACGCGCGTGCCCTCGCCTCGGCTGCTCCCACTCCCGGTGGCGGTAGCGCGAGCGCCGTCATCGGCGTGCTCGCTGCGAGCCTTGCGGGCATGGTCGCGCGCTTGACCGGCGACTCGGCCAAGTATGCTGCGCTCGCTCCTCGTATGAAGGCGATCGCAGATGAAGCTGCTCGACTGTCAGATGCATATCTCACGGCGATCCATGACGACGTCAGCGCGTTTGATCGCGTCAGCGCCGCCTACAAACTCCCGAAATCCACCGATGCCGAACGTGCCGCGCGCAGCGATGAGATCCAAAACGCGCTGGTGGGCGCCACCGACGCGCCGATGCACGTCGTCGAGCTCGGCCTGCAGACGTCGCGCCTCGCGATGGAATTGGTGGATGCCGGCAACCCGAACGCGATCAGCGATGCGGGCTGCGCGGCGCTGTTCGCGCAGGCCGCCGCGCGCGGCGCCGCATTGAATATCCGCATCAACGTCAAAGGACTCAAAGACGCCGCCCTGGCGGCGTCATATCAGCGCCGGCTCGACGATCTGCTCGCCCAGATCGGCATCCTCACCGAGGTCGCGGTGGTCAAGGCCGAACGCGCCACAGAGCGAACACCGTAGCCATATGCCCGCACGAACGCTCGAAGGCCGCCCAATCGCCGAGCGCATCCGCAACGACGTCGCCAATCGAGCGGCGGCGCTGCGCGATGCCGCGATCGTACCGCATTGCAAATGCTTCGTCGGCGAAGGCGATGCCGAGGGTGCGTATTACGCGAACAGCCTGCTCAAGGTCGGCGCAAAGATCGGCGTCGAGGTCAGCATCGACACTATGACGTTGCGCGAGGGTACGCGCGGCTTTGTCGCCGCGATCGAGCGCGCCGCCGCCGATCCAAAGATACACGGCATGATCGTGCAGCGCCCGCTGCCTCCGGCGCTCGACTTGTACGAGATCAACCGCTTGATCCCCGCGGAGAAAGACGTCGACGCTGCAAATCCGCTGTCGCTCGGCCTGCTCGCGCAAGGCGTGCCGCATTTCGTGCCGGCGACGGCCGCTGCGGTGATCGAGCTGCTACGAGAGCCGGATCTGCCGGCGATCGCCGGAGCGCGCGCGGTCGTCATCGGGCGATCTGCGGTGGTAGGGCGTCCGGTGGCCTACATGCTGACCTCGGCGGACGCAACCGTCACGTTGTGCCATTCGCGCACGCGCGACCTCGAAGCCATCTGCCGCAGCGCCGAGATACTTGTGGCCGCGATCGGCAAGCCGCGTTTCGTCGGCGCGAGCATGCTCAAGCGCGGTGCGGCCGTCGTCGATGTCGGCACGAATCTCATCGAGGGCCACGTCGTGGGCGACGTCGATTTCGACGCGGTCGCCCAGATCGCTGGGGCGGTCACGCCGGTGCCGGGCGGCGTGGGCGTGGTGACGACCTCCATCCTTTTGCGCAACGTCGTGGCGGCGGCGGAGCATGGCACGATCTAGCGGTCGAATGAATTCGACCGCTCCATGGACCGAGGGGCCGGCGCGGTGAGCGCTCGCGCCGCCGGCCCAACGACGCCGCCCACGCCCGAGCAGGTCGCGTTCCTCGAGGACGCGATGGCCAAGTTCGGGCGTCAAACGTACAACTACGCCTACCGCTTGACCGGCAATGAGGCCGACGCACGCGATCTCACGCAAGAGGCGTTCATCCGGGTCTTCCGCGCCTGGCAGTCGTTTCGGCCCGGCACGTCATTTCTGGCGTGGATCTACCGGATCGTCACCAATCTCTACCGCGACGAGCTGCGCCGGCGCAAAGGCGTCTTCGCGCAACCGCTGCCCGACGACAACCAACCGCACGAACAGGTCGCGCCGCATCACGATCCCATCCAATCCATGCACGAGCGCCAGCTCTCAGCGGGTATGGAGCGCGCGCTCAAAGCGCTCACCCCGGAGCAGCGCAGCGTCATCCTGCTCGCCGACGTCGAGGAGTATTCGTACCAGGAGATCGCGGACGTGATCGGCTGCTCGATCGGCACCGTCCGCTCGCGCCTGCACCGGGCACGGGCCCAGCTGCGCCGCCTGCTCGAGCGCGAGCACGCCTCGCGAGGGCTTCAGGCATGATCCCGGTCCGTCCGGCGGTACGCGCCCGCCGTGTTTCACCTCGCGGGAACGCATCGGCCCGTACGTGCGTTCCTCTAACAGAGGGAGTCTGCGCCGACGCGCGACGCCCGCTATTGCCACGCACCAGCCACGACGTGAGGACCTCGACCCGATGAACTGCTCCGATTGCCGACAACTGCTCACCGACTACGCGCATCACGAGCTCGATGACGCGCAGGATGCGCTCGTCTACGAGCACCTGCAGTCGTGCGTCGAATGCCGCGCGGCGTGGCAGGCCGAGCTCGACCTGACCGATTCGATCCGCTACGCGTATTCGGAAGAGCACGAACTGCCCATGTCGGTCGTGGCTGCCGTGCGCCAGTCGGTGCGCGGGCGTTCGGCGCCGACGTTCCTTGACCGCGTGCGCGCGGCGCTTCGGCCCGCCGTCTTGGCTCCCGCCGCAGCCGTCGTGCTCATCGCGGCCGGCGTGCTGCGCTACGGCCCGCTGCTGCACCCGGCGTCATCCGGGCTGTCTTCTTCCTATTTCGTGCGTCAGCACGTCGCGCAGACGCTGGATTCGCCGTCAAGCGACCGCAGCTGGTCCGCATACGTGCTGACCTCTGAGAACGCCAAGAGCTCGCAGGCCGGTGCGCCCTAGTCTCGCGCTGCTCGCGCTTTGGGCAGCCGCTGTCATATTCGCCGGCGGCGCTTCGCAAGCGCGAGCCGCTGCAGCCGACGGGTACACGCTGCTGCAGAACGCCGTCACGGCCGACGATCACGTATCGTTCTCCGGCACCGTGACGACGGTCGTCTACGGCGGCAATTCCACCAGCGCCACCGTCGTGCGCATCGAGCACAAGGCGCCTAACGACTGGCGACTGTGGTACGTCGCGCCCGCGGATGCCTATGGCCGGCTCATCATCAGCAACGAGTCGGTCGCCTACGAATACGAGCCGACCACCGGCAAGGTGTTCTCAAACGACTGGGCGTCGCTGGCGCCGTTCGCGACCTCCTTGGACATCGGGCGCATCAAGCGCAACTATACGGTCCAGGCGGGCGATCACGCGAACATCGCCGGGCGCACGGCGAGCACGCTCTCGCTGATCTCCAGTCACTCGCACACGCTCGCATTGCGCGTATGGATCGACAGCGCCACCGGGATCATCTTGCGGCGCGAGAGCTATCACGGGGACGGCACGATCGCGGCCAAGACCGAGTTCGACGCCATCCGCTTCGTCAAAGATCTGCCCGACGATCTGTTCAAGATGACGGTGCCGGCCGGCATGACGCTCACGCCCGGCGCCGACTACGGAGCCTCGACCTCGGCGATGGACTCGCTGACGAGCGGCCTGTCGTTCAAGCCTGTCGGGCCCCGCGAGCTGCCGGATGGGTTCACATTCGAAAAGGGCTCGACGACCACGCGCGGCGGCGTGCAGACGGTGCAGTTCGTCTATTCAGACGGACTACGGAGCCTCTCGCTGTTCGAGAATCCGACGGGCCGGTATCCGTCGTTCGACGATCCGACCCCCAAGTCGGTGACGGTCGGCAAACAGGACGGCAAGTACACGTCGCTTAGCGGTCAGACGTTGCTGAGCTGGAACGCCGGCGGTCTGAACTTCATCATGGTCGGCGATCTGCCGGCGCGCGAACTGGCGCACATCGGCGCCTCGCTGTAGCTCAGCGCCTGACCCAACCGAGCACGTCCTCGATCATCGCCCGCAGATCTTGATCGTGCGGCATGCGGCCTTCGGGCACGTGCACGCGGTTCGCATCCGCACCGAACGAGCGCGCGAGCGTGCGGCCGCTGGCATGCAGGTTGGGCAGCGAATAGCCGCCTTCGAGCACGAACGCCAGTCCGGCGCCGTGATCGGCCGCGGTCTCGCCGAGCAGCGCGCACAGCGCTCCGACTGCCTCGATGCCCACCGGCAGCCCGGCGATCGGGTCGCCCTCGAGAAAGTCAAACCCCGTCGAGACGACGATCGTCTTGGGCCTGATCCTGGCGGCGAGCGGCGGCAGCAGCATCGACCATACGCCGATGAAATCGTGCGTCTGCGTGCTCAGATCCAGCGGGATGTCGATCACGAAACCGTTATCGGTGCGGCGCGACTCGGAGAACGCGCCCGTTCCCGGGTACGCGGGATAGGCGTGCGTCGAGATGAAGCCGAGCGGCGCGCCGCCGTCGCCGAGGGCGCGCTCCGCCCACGCCTGGGTGCCGTTGCCGTGATGATAGTCGAAGTCGACGACGAGCGTGGCGCCCGCGCGCAGCCGAGCGGCCTGCGCGGCGATCGCGACGTTGTTCAGCAGGCAAAAACCCATGCCGCGCGCCGGTTCGGCGTGGTGCCCGGGCGGGCGGACAAGGGCGAACATCGGCCGGTCCGGACGTGCGCGGCTGGCCGCATCCACCGCGGCGCCGGCGGCGAGCAGCGCGATGTGATACGAGTCGTGGCCGACCATCGCGTCGCCGGTCGGCAGCTCCGAGACGAAATAGTCCGGCGTCGCTTCGCAGACGCGTTCGACGAGCGCGACGTAGGCGGGGTCATGCACGCGCGCCAGCGCGCCGGGATCGACGATCGTCGGCAGCTGGTACGAGTCGGGCGGACAGCCGCCTTCGGTGAGGCCGTCGATGAGCGCGCGAAGGCGCGCCGGACGTTCCGGATGATCCTCGCCGGTGAGATGCTCCGCGAACTGGCTGTCGTAGATGACGTCGAGCACGGTCGAATAAATTCGACCGCTACAGCGCCGACTCCGGCGAACCGGTCGAATAAATTCGACCGCTACAGCTATTGGGAGAGCTGTTTGATGTAGGTGTGCGCCTTGGCGGCGATATCGCCCGTGGGCTGGATCGCCAGGACGTTCTTATACGCCGCGATCGCGTCCGGCTTGTCGCCGAGCATGCGGTTCGCGTCGCCGAGGAAGAACCAGACCTGCGCGTCCGGGTGCTTCGGGTCTTGGTGCGTGGCGATGGCGGCAAACGCGTCGCGCGCCGAACGGTAGTCCTTGAGCGTGTAGAGCACCACGGCCAAGTTGAACAGCGCGGTCGCCGAGTGCGTGATCTCGAACGTCTTCTGGAAATCATCGCGCGCCTGGATCCACTTGCCCATCGAGCCATACGCCTCGCCGGCGAAGAACAGCGCGTCGGGATTGTTCGGATCCTTGGCGAGGATCTTGTCGAACTGGTCGAGCGCCTTTTGCGGGTTCTTGAGATTC
It encodes the following:
- a CDS encoding zf-HC2 domain-containing protein; translation: MNCSDCRQLLTDYAHHELDDAQDALVYEHLQSCVECRAAWQAELDLTDSIRYAYSEEHELPMSVVAAVRQSVRGRSAPTFLDRVRAALRPAVLAPAAAVVLIAAGVLRYGPLLHPASSGLSSSYFVRQHVAQTLDSPSSDRSWSAYVLTSENAKSSQAGAP
- a CDS encoding histone deacetylase, translated to MLDVIYDSQFAEHLTGEDHPERPARLRALIDGLTEGGCPPDSYQLPTIVDPGALARVHDPAYVALVERVCEATPDYFVSELPTGDAMVGHDSYHIALLAAGAAVDAASRARPDRPMFALVRPPGHHAEPARGMGFCLLNNVAIAAQAARLRAGATLVVDFDYHHGNGTQAWAERALGDGGAPLGFISTHAYPAYPGTGAFSESRRTDNGFVIDIPLDLSTQTHDFIGVWSMLLPPLAARIRPKTIVVSTGFDFLEGDPIAGLPVGIEAVGALCALLGETAADHGAGLAFVLEGGYSLPNLHASGRTLARSFGADANRVHVPEGRMPHDQDLRAMIEDVLGWVRR
- a CDS encoding cyclodeaminase/cyclohydrolase family protein produces the protein MTLSTLGIDAYARALASAAPTPGGGSASAVIGVLAASLAGMVARLTGDSAKYAALAPRMKAIADEAARLSDAYLTAIHDDVSAFDRVSAAYKLPKSTDAERAARSDEIQNALVGATDAPMHVVELGLQTSRLAMELVDAGNPNAISDAGCAALFAQAAARGAALNIRINVKGLKDAALAASYQRRLDDLLAQIGILTEVAVVKAERATERTP
- the metK gene encoding methionine adenosyltransferase gives rise to the protein MAAHHTRLFTSESVTEGHPDKVADSISDAVLDAILAQDPYGRVACETLVLTGQVHVAGEITTSCYIDIPRIARKTIRDIGYAGPRFGFDGDTCGLSISIDEQSADIALGVDQALEVKGGAASGRSAAESIGAGDQGMMFGFACTETEELMPMPIVLAHRLTQRLAAVRKQGVVDFLGPDGKTQVTVEYDGFKPVRIDTIVVSAQHAEGYPLETIRENIISQVINPAIDGRLLDANTKILVNPTGRFVIGGPLSDAGLTGRKIIADTYGGMARHGGGAFSGKDPTKVDRSAAYAARWAAKNVVASGLADRCEIQVAYAIGVAKPVSVYVDTFGTCVIDEWRLGELVQEHIDLRPGAIIERFDLRRPIYSQVSCYGHFGRPELDLPWERVDLAATLREAAGIKVEQVV
- a CDS encoding bifunctional 5,10-methylenetetrahydrofolate dehydrogenase/5,10-methenyltetrahydrofolate cyclohydrolase; translated protein: MPARTLEGRPIAERIRNDVANRAAALRDAAIVPHCKCFVGEGDAEGAYYANSLLKVGAKIGVEVSIDTMTLREGTRGFVAAIERAAADPKIHGMIVQRPLPPALDLYEINRLIPAEKDVDAANPLSLGLLAQGVPHFVPATAAAVIELLREPDLPAIAGARAVVIGRSAVVGRPVAYMLTSADATVTLCHSRTRDLEAICRSAEILVAAIGKPRFVGASMLKRGAAVVDVGTNLIEGHVVGDVDFDAVAQIAGAVTPVPGGVGVVTTSILLRNVVAAAEHGTI
- the hemE gene encoding uroporphyrinogen decarboxylase, which gives rise to MNAPERFLAACASKPVDRTPVWMMRQAGRYLPEYRAVREKLDFLTLCKTPELAAQVSLQPIDRFGMDACIVFCDILIPVEAMGVPVTFGDGGPQLERRVRTRADVDALRVPDPLVATPFVMETLRLCKRALLDRAALVGFTGAPFTLASYIIEGGGSKNFAATKALMYSQPATFHALLDKLAATVAEYAAAQVAAGAQAVQVFDTWAGELEPCAFDEFAQPYQARVIERIRACGVPAILYVNGCAGVLESMARTRADVLSIDWRLALGDARARVGSGVTLQGNVDPTVLLSNPVRTAEAAFATMEAAGPIGHILNLGHGILPQTPLECAAAFVDAPKANA
- the hemH gene encoding ferrochelatase, producing MPDVSGVVLAQLGGPETLDDVRPFLYNFFIDLIPDNIPVPPPLIKPTAWLISTLRAPYSRRLYASIGGGSPLRAQSELQAQALRDELRRRGHQMPVYLAMRNWRPYSEDALRAARADGVTTLAFVPLYPQYSYSTTRSSLNELRRVMRAMRFEPDLRVVDQYCEDPGYLTALVDVTRRCLKDFAAPPERIHLIFSAHGLPMRYIERGDPYLDQVRKTVAAACARLAHPGPTHLSFQSRLGPEKWLEPATEKLIERLAGEGARAICIVPVAFVTEHVETLNEIDIQYAAVAKETGIQEFMRACAVKCHPAYITCLANLAERALA
- a CDS encoding sigma-70 family RNA polymerase sigma factor is translated as MDRGAGAVSARAAGPTTPPTPEQVAFLEDAMAKFGRQTYNYAYRLTGNEADARDLTQEAFIRVFRAWQSFRPGTSFLAWIYRIVTNLYRDELRRRKGVFAQPLPDDNQPHEQVAPHHDPIQSMHERQLSAGMERALKALTPEQRSVILLADVEEYSYQEIADVIGCSIGTVRSRLHRARAQLRRLLEREHASRGLQA
- a CDS encoding sigma-E factor regulatory protein RseB domain-containing protein — encoded protein: MRPSLALLALWAAAVIFAGGASQARAAAADGYTLLQNAVTADDHVSFSGTVTTVVYGGNSTSATVVRIEHKAPNDWRLWYVAPADAYGRLIISNESVAYEYEPTTGKVFSNDWASLAPFATSLDIGRIKRNYTVQAGDHANIAGRTASTLSLISSHSHTLALRVWIDSATGIILRRESYHGDGTIAAKTEFDAIRFVKDLPDDLFKMTVPAGMTLTPGADYGASTSAMDSLTSGLSFKPVGPRELPDGFTFEKGSTTTRGGVQTVQFVYSDGLRSLSLFENPTGRYPSFDDPTPKSVTVGKQDGKYTSLSGQTLLSWNAGGLNFIMVGDLPARELAHIGASL
- the ahcY gene encoding adenosylhomocysteinase — encoded protein: MSTTQLKTAAGASDIKDPGLAAEGRRRVAWSAESMPVLAAIGKRFAEEKPFKGVRFGACLHVTTETANLMLALQAGGAEIALCASNPLSTQDDVAATLAVDHGMRVFAVKGEDNARYYSHIEAAIATDPQFTMDDGCDLVTTLVTKHPGKLAGVIGGTEETTTGVIRLHSMEKDGVLKFPIIAVNDALTKHLFDNRYGTGQSTLDGIVRATNTLLAGKVIVIAGFGWCGRGIAARARGMGAQVVVTEIDPTKALEAAMEGYAVMPMGEAASRGDIFITVTGNTGVLREEHFRAMKNGALVANSGHFNVEIDIEALERLAEGEKTKPREFVDEYHIGDGRTICLLGEGRLINLAAAEGHPAAVMDMSFANQALSAEYLVRRRGTLPPTVISVPQEIDAEVARLKLAALGVGIDTLTAQQQRYLASWNEGT